A genomic window from Bos javanicus breed banteng chromosome 13, ARS-OSU_banteng_1.0, whole genome shotgun sequence includes:
- the SEPHS1 gene encoding selenide, water dikinase 1, with amino-acid sequence MSARESFNPESYELDKSFRLTRFTELKGTGCKVPQDVLQKLLESLQENHFQEDEQFLGAVMPRLGIGMDTCVIPLRHGGLSLVQTTDYIYPIVDDPYMMGRIACANVLSDLYAMGVTECDNMLMLLGVSNKMTDRERDKVMPLIIQGFKDAAEEAGTSVTGGQTVLNPWIVLGGVATTVCQPNEFIMPDNAVPGDVLVLTKPLGTQVAVAVHQWLDIPEKWNKIKLVVTQEDVELAYQEAMMNMARLNRTAAGLMHTFNAHAATDITGFGILGHAQNLAKQQRNEVSFVIHNLPVLAKMAAVSKACGNMFGLMHGTCPETSGGLLICLPREQAARFCAEIKSPKYGEGHQAWIIGIVEKGNRTARIIDKPRIIEVAPQVATQNVNPTPGATS; translated from the exons ATGTCTGCACGGGAGTCCTTTAACCCGGAAAGTTATGAATTGGACAAGAGTTTCCGGTTAACCAGATTCACTGAACTGAAGGGCACTGGCTGCAAAGTGCCCCAAGATGTCCTGCAGAAATTGCTGGAGTCCTTACAGGAGAACCACTTCCAAGAAGATGAGCAGTTTCTTGGAGCAGTTATGCCAAGACTTG GCATCGGGATGGACACCTGTGTCATTCCTCTGAGGCACGGCGGCCTTTCCTTGGTTCAAACCACAGATTACATTTATCCCATCGTCGATGACCCTTACATGATG GGCAGGATAGCCTGTGCCAACGTCCTCAGTGACCTCTACGCCATGGGGGTCACGGAGTGCGACAACATGCTGATGCTCCTTGGAGTCAGTAATAAAATGACGGACAGG GAAAGGGATAAAGTGATGCCCCTAATTATACAGGGTTTTAAAGATGCAGCAGAGGAGGCAGGAACGTCTGTAACGGGCGGCCAAACAGTGCTAAACCCCTGGATTGTTTTAGGAGGTGTGGCTACGACTGTCTGCCAGCCCAACGAGTTTATCAT GCCAGATAATGCAGTGCCGGGTGACGTGCTTGTCCTGACAAAACCTTTGGGGACGCAAGTGGCCGTGGCTGTGCACCAGTGGCTGGATATT CCTGAGAAGTGGAATAAAATCAAGCTAGTGGTCACCCAGGAGGATGTGGAGCTGGCATACCAGGAGGCGATGATGAACATGGCTAGGCTCAACAGGACAG CGGCAGGACTCATGCACACATTCAACGCCCATGCGGCTACCGACATCACGGGCTTCGGGATTCTGGGCCACGCACAGAACCTGGCCAAACAGCAGAGGAACGAGGTATCCTTTGTGATTCACAACCTTCCCGTCCTGGCCAAGATGGCAGCCGTGAGCAAGGCCTGCGGAAACATGTTTGGGCTCATGCACGGGACCTGCCCAGAGACATCAG GCGGCCTCCTGATCTGTCTACCGCGTGAGCAAGCAGCTCGATTCTGTGCAGAGATCAAGTCCCCCAAGTATGGTGAAGGCCACCAAGCATGGATTATTGGGATCGTGGAGAAGGGTAACCGCACAGCCAGGATCATAGACAAGCCCCGGATCATTGAGGTCGCACCGCAGGTGGCCACCCAGAATGTGAACCCCACGCCCGGTGCCACCTCGTAA